The genomic stretch GAAGAAGCATACGCAAGATTAATGGCATTAACACCTACACCAAATAGCGTAAATGAGTTAGTAACAGAAGAAGATGAATTAGAATTTGCGAAAGCATTTAGGGCTATAATGCGTTTAAAAAACATATTAGATTCTTTTACAGAATTTACTTTTGATGATGTACCAATGACAGCTCAAGAGTTTCAAGATTTTTCATCTAAATACTTAGAGTTAAACGATAAAATTAGGTTCAATACTCAAAAACAAAAAGTATCTATATTAAACGAAATAGATTTTGAAATAGAGTTACTTCACAAAGACGAGATTAATGTTACTTATATTATGAAGCTATTGGCACAATTAAAAGATGCCAAACCAAAAGACCAAGAAAAACAAAAAAAGCAAATTTTAGATTTATTAGCTGGAGATGTTACTTTACGTAGTAAACGTGAATTAATAGAACAATTTATAGAAAATAACTTACCTAAAATAAGTAATAGCGAAACCATAGAAAGTGAATTTAAAGACTATTGGAAAGTAGAAACTAAAAAAGCTTTGAATAATTTAAGTAAAGCAGAAGCATTAAAACCAGATAAAGTAGAAAATATAATAAACGATTTTCTTTTTACAGGTAGAATGGCAACCGAAGATGAGGTAATTGAAGCATTAGAAAAACAACCAAGTGTCTTACAAAGAGAAACTATAAGTAATAGAATAACCGAAAAAATAAAAGATTTTGTAAAAACCTTTATTAATGGAGTTGATAGTTAAACAAATAAATACATATTTTTTGTATTTTAAAGGTAGTATCTTTTTATTTTAAAATTAAAGGTCTCTTATAAAATCTATAGCCTGTTACCCTAGCTTGTTAAAAATTAATGGTGGCATTAAATATTTTCTAAAAACCTTGTTTTTTCTTTATTACTAATTTCAAAAGGTGTTTTACAATAATATAATTCTAGGTTACGACTGTCTATATTTCTAATGTAATTGGTATTAATTAAGGTACTTTGATTGATTTTTCTAAAACCAAACTTATAAAGATTTAATTCCAAATCATTAATCGTTATTCTTATAGATTCAAATTCGATTTTATCATTTTTTCCATAAAAATGTACATGATTACTTTGTGGTTTTTCTGCCTTTACTTTTTTATTGTCTATTATTTTATGCCCAGAACTTATTAAAGCAGAACTAATAAAATAGATTTCTTCTGGGTAGATACCAATATTTTTGTTTTTAGAGATGGCTAGCATAACCAAATCGCCTTTTTTATACGGTTTTTGGTTGTTTACTTTACCAAGAATCTTCTCTTTTAAAATGGCTTCAAATTCTTCTATTTCAAAAGGTTTGCTTAAGAAACCAGAAATATCTAAACGGTTAATTACTTTTTGCTCATTGTTAATGGTAGAGGTTAAAAATATTACTTTTTTATGAGTAGCTACTTTTTTAGCCAATTCTAAACCATTATACACAGGCATATCAAAATCTACAATCAACAAATCAAAATCATGTTCGTTTATATCTTCAAAAGCCTTTCTAGAACTATCATAGCTTTTAACGTGTTGTAGGGCGTAATCCTTAGCAATAATGTCAATTTTTTCTCGAACTCTTTCTAAAGTTTGTGGGTCGTCATCCACCAAAATATAACGTATCATTTAATGCAGGCTTAGTGTTAATTCAGAGAGATATTGGTTGTTAGGTAGTGCTTTATGTTCTAATTTACTTTTTGGGTAATAAGCGTTTAACAATTGTTGCAAGGCATTTAAACCAAAGCTAGTTGGTGTTGTAACTTCTGTAGTATAATTTAATCGTTGCTCTGCACTATTTACCAAACAATAGCTTAATTGTTTGTGTTCGTTTTCTTTTAAAATAATACTAATAAAAGAATGCTTATTATTTAAGTTACCATGTTTTAATGCATTTTCTACAAACGGAAAAAAGAGTGTGGGTTTAATTTTAATAGTGTTGTTTTGCTCTCTTTTTAATGTATTGTTAAACTGAATGTTTGTATTTGGTTTTAAGTATTTAATTAGGTCTAAAAACATGTGTATGTGTTCTAGTTCTTCTTTTAAAGAAGTGTTTTCTTTGTGTAAAGCAGTAACATTATAATCTAATAATTTAAAGATGTTTTTTAAAGCCTTAATTGGGGGTATTTTTCTTTTGGTATTTTTAACACTAAAGCTAATGCCTAAAAAGGTTTTGTAACTTTTTTCTGTTTGCTCTATATCATCATATATCTGGCTAATAACATTTTTAATAAAATGTGCACCCAATCTAGTGTTGTTTGCTTCTACTGTTTTAAAATTAACATATCTTTCATACGTTCTTTTTTGATGCGTATTGGTTTCTTTATGTTTTGCTATTTCTTGTTCTTTTTTGTTTAAACTTTCAAAATAAATCTTTTTCGTTTCAGTAAGTTCTTGTTTTACTTTTAATAATTCATTTTTATTTGTAAGACTTTCTTTTTCTAAATGCTCATAGCTCTTAAGCTTTTGCTGGTTTAAGTTTTTTTCTTCTTGTAACTTGTTATTTAAGTTTTCTAATTCGGTATTTTCACTTTTATAATATCTTTTAATAATGTAGTTGTAAAGGTTACGAAGTATTAATAATGCTAAAATAATTAAGAAAAAAGGGGCATTATCCATAAGATATTCAAGTTCATTTAAGAACTTATCATAAAGCTTTTTCATTAGGGTGTGTTTCAATTTTTTGGAAAACTAAAATACTAATATTTGTAGAAGTTTAATTAGAAATCACAAAAAAGATAGCTTTTATCACAAATAATAGTACTTCGTCACAAACAAGAAATATTAACTATAATCTTATGCATCTTTGAAGTGTAAAAGGAAGTAAAGTACTTCTTAAAACTTTAAATAAATTATTATGAGTAAATCAAAATCAATGTCAAGTGCAGCAGCTTCAAGAATTCAAAGTAGTACTGCAGGAGCATCAAAATCTGGAGGTGTAACTAAGGGGGGTTTTGCAGCAAGAGCACAAAGTGCAGCCGCAAAGAATTCTAAAAAGTAATTATTGGTAATACCTCGACTTTATTTTAAAGGCGAGGTATTACTAAATTGTAGTGAAAGGTAAAAAATAAGGTTTTGTAGGCACAGTATCTACATCACTTTACTAGCCAAGTACTTTTGTACTTCGTACACATTAATGCTTTTGTTAAACTTTTTGCTTACGGAAGGGATGTTTTCACTCGAAATCCAAATTTTTAATTCGGCATCCAAATCAAAAGTACCAGAAGTTTCTAAAGAAAATCTAGAGATGCTTTTGTAAGGCAACGATTTGTATTCAACTTTACTACCGGTAATGCCTTGTATGTCTACTAAAATTAGGCGTTTGTTGGTAAACATAAACGTATCTCTTAACAATTTAAAACCAAGTTCTATTTGTTCGTTATCGACCAACAATTGTTGGTACTTGTCTGTTAGTTTTTCGGTAGAAATTTCGCTGGCATTGCCTAGTATTTTATTAAATAATCCCATGGGTTGCTATTCAAGTTTAAAAACTGAAAGTTACTAAATCTCTATGAAGTCGCCATAAGCTTAAGTACTAAAATCTTAAAACAGTATTTAAACAAGTTAAGTTTTATCAGTTCTAAGAAACCCACTATCTTTATAGAAACAAACTTTATATAGATAACTATGGATATCAAACTAGCAGTATTAATAGACGGAGATAACATACCTTCTGCCTACGTTAAAGAAATGATGGAGGAAATTGCCAAATATGGTAACCCAACCATCAAACGTATTTATGGAGATTGGACCAAGCCACACTTGTCTAAATGGAAAAACATGTTGCTAGAAAATGCCATTACACCTATTCAGCAATATGGCTATACTACCGGTAAAAATGCCACAGATTCTGCCATGATTATCGATGCTATGGATATTTTATATTCAGAAAAAGTAGATGGTTTTTGTTTGGTGTCTAGTGATAGCGATTTTACACGTTTGGCAACACGTTTAAGAGAAGCTGGCATGAAAGTATATGGTTTGGGAGAAAAGAAAACACCGAACCCGTTTATTGTAGCCTGCGATAAATTTATTTACATCGAAATCTTAAAGCAAGAAAACGAAGACAACGAAGATAACGAGCAAGAGACAACAACAACGGCTCGCGTACCAAAAAACAAGTACGATACCATTACCCAAAAAGAAATACGATTTATAGCAAGTACCATAGACGATGTTGCCGATGATGATGGTTGGGCATTTTTAGGAGATGTTGGTGGTTTGTTGCAAAAGAAACAACCTAATTTTGATTCTAGAAATTACGGTTTTCAAAAATTAACCCCTTTGATAAAATCGATACCAGCTTTTGAAATTGAAAGAAGAGATACGGCAAACGGACGCTTAAAATTAATTTATGTACGCATTAAAGAAGTAAAAGTAGCGATAAAGTCGAAAAAGAAAACATCGATGTAACAGTTGCAATATACAGGTAATGCTTCTACTGTAAACCATAGTTTGTATTGATAGTTGTATTGCAAGAATTAACAGATTCTTAGCGCCAACAACTAAAAAGGTTCTGTAACTTTGCGGTCCCCTAAAAAGTAACAAAGAGTTATTTACAGATAAACGCTTACATATAATGAACGCTAAGAATACCTTATATTCGATATTAGATTTGGCTTTGATATCGCAAAATGCCACCTTAAAAGACACCTTTGCAAATATTGTTGCATTAGCACAAAGTGCAGAAAAAGCAGGTTTTACAAGATATTGGTTGGCAGAGCACCACAACTCAGAACACATAGGTTCTAGTGCCACAGCAATTTTAATAGGGCACGCTGCACAGGCAACCAACACCTTACGTATTGGTTCTGGCGGAATTATGTTGCCCAATCATTCGCCTTTAATTGTGGCAGAACAATTTGGTACATTGGCAGCATTGCACCCCAACAGAATCGATTTAGGGTTGGGTAGAGCACCAGGAACGGATAGGGCAACAGCGGCAGCGATTCGTTCAGACTTTATGTCGGCAGCCCAAGATTTTCCTAGAGAAGTTGCTAAAATTCAGCAATATTTTTCGAAAGACAATAGGAATACCGCAGTAAGAGCGCCAGTGGCAGAAGGGGCTGCAGTACCTATTTATATTTTAGGATCTAGTACAGATAGCGCACATTTAGCCGCCAAAAAAGGCTTACCGTATGCATTCGCAAGTCATTTTGCAACCACCTATTTAGCAACAGCCATAAAAATTTATAGAGAAGAATTTCAGCCTTCGGATGCCTTAGAAAAACCCTATGTAATGGCAGGTGTAAATATTATCATAGCAGATACAGATGAAGAAGCAAAGCGAATTGCAACCTCTTTAATACAATTAATTGTAGGCTTGCTTACAGGTAAGAGAAGTGGTGTAAAACCACCCACAACATTTACAGAAGAGCATCAAGAAATTTTAGAACATCCGCAAGTACATCAAATGTTAAAGTATTCTTTTATAGGAAGCAAAGCTACTGTAAAAGCACAAGTAAAAACGTTTTTAGAAGAAACCCAAGCAGATGAATTGATTGCGGTAACCAATATTTATGACATCGAAGACCGCATTAAATCGTACCAATTATTTGCAGAAATTATGCAAGAACTACATACAGCATCCTAAAGATGTTATACTTAAAAACCCCAAACATTTGTTTGGGGTTTTTAATTGAAAAGCGAAGTGTTTTGAATACTATTTTTTTAGAATTTTCATAATTTTATGAAACACCTCGTTGTTTTCATAAACTCCCTGAAATTCGTGAGACATTGGCCCGTAAGCAAAAATAGGTACCATAATAGCCGTGTG from Polaribacter marinaquae encodes the following:
- a CDS encoding NYN domain-containing protein gives rise to the protein MDIKLAVLIDGDNIPSAYVKEMMEEIAKYGNPTIKRIYGDWTKPHLSKWKNMLLENAITPIQQYGYTTGKNATDSAMIIDAMDILYSEKVDGFCLVSSDSDFTRLATRLREAGMKVYGLGEKKTPNPFIVACDKFIYIEILKQENEDNEDNEQETTTTARVPKNKYDTITQKEIRFIASTIDDVADDDGWAFLGDVGGLLQKKQPNFDSRNYGFQKLTPLIKSIPAFEIERRDTANGRLKLIYVRIKEVKVAIKSKKKTSM
- a CDS encoding LytR/AlgR family response regulator transcription factor, which produces MIRYILVDDDPQTLERVREKIDIIAKDYALQHVKSYDSSRKAFEDINEHDFDLLIVDFDMPVYNGLELAKKVATHKKVIFLTSTINNEQKVINRLDISGFLSKPFEIEEFEAILKEKILGKVNNQKPYKKGDLVMLAISKNKNIGIYPEEIYFISSALISSGHKIIDNKKVKAEKPQSNHVHFYGKNDKIEFESIRITINDLELNLYKFGFRKINQSTLINTNYIRNIDSRNLELYYCKTPFEISNKEKTRFLENI
- a CDS encoding PH domain-containing protein, with the translated sequence MGLFNKILGNASEISTEKLTDKYQQLLVDNEQIELGFKLLRDTFMFTNKRLILVDIQGITGSKVEYKSLPYKSISRFSLETSGTFDLDAELKIWISSENIPSVSKKFNKSINVYEVQKYLASKVM
- a CDS encoding LLM class flavin-dependent oxidoreductase, with the translated sequence MNAKNTLYSILDLALISQNATLKDTFANIVALAQSAEKAGFTRYWLAEHHNSEHIGSSATAILIGHAAQATNTLRIGSGGIMLPNHSPLIVAEQFGTLAALHPNRIDLGLGRAPGTDRATAAAIRSDFMSAAQDFPREVAKIQQYFSKDNRNTAVRAPVAEGAAVPIYILGSSTDSAHLAAKKGLPYAFASHFATTYLATAIKIYREEFQPSDALEKPYVMAGVNIIIADTDEEAKRIATSLIQLIVGLLTGKRSGVKPPTTFTEEHQEILEHPQVHQMLKYSFIGSKATVKAQVKTFLEETQADELIAVTNIYDIEDRIKSYQLFAEIMQELHTAS